The genome window TTACAGTTGAGGATACCCTCCAAAGGCTTCGGTTTTCCTTTTTCGCCTTTTCAATTGCGTCTAGAGTGCTTTTAGTTACCACGACTTCATGCATACCGGCCTTACAGTCACCAGCAGTCATCCATTCTAACTGCAAATTGAAACAAAAGAGTATGTTATCATTTTGATGTGTTAGAAATGATGGGCCCAATTTTAGTAGGTGTTTTGATTGGTTGATCCAAATGggccttttgtggcttagttaaATCTAGAGGTGAAAAAAAACCGTACCCGGTAAAAAAAACCCGGAACTGGTTTTTTTTAATACCCGGGTATTCTATACCCGAAACTGGAACCGACCCTACCTGTAGGGTATAGATAGGGTATGCATTTTGATCTCAATACCTAGAATCGGAACCGATCATACCCGATCAATACCCGAAACCAGACAAGAACCGGGATCGGAACCGATTATACCCGACTATACCCGATACATGATTCTTATATCTTTCTTTTAAATTTATGTTAGAgcatttattttaattttcttaCATTATACAATGCATATTTAATAATAGTAAACAAAAATTACGAGAAAATAGGGTAATAAAAACATAATAGAGTATTAAAAAATACGAAAATATAGAACTAAAAAACTCGGATATAGGGTATAAAAAACCCCGAAAATAGGGTATTTTAATACCCGGTTTCTTAAGAACTGTAACCGAACCCTACCGGGACCGGGCACATAGGGTATGGTTTATTGGTCAAATAATTGAAAAGGAACCGAACCGGTTAGCAATAACCGGTTCCAACCCTTAAAAAGAGGAACCGGAACCAGTTATTAAAAATACTCGATTTGTGCACCTCTAGTTAAATCACAGCAAAAAACTTGGGCCGGGATTATTTTCTCATATTATAGGCCCTTCTTTATACCGGGCCTTTAAGCCCACTTATCAAGCAGGCCCATTGGTGGATTTTCTTTCAGGATCTAGTCGACCCAAGGGGTACCAGGGTGGTCCGGGTGGGCTAATTGCCTACAATTTTTGTattcttctttttttcttttttttttctgttaaTAAAACCAGCCAGTGTACCATCCATCCCTATCATTTGATGTGATTGTTGTTAGTTACCACCTGTTTTCCTGCCTGAATAAGTAAACAGCCGTCGGGAACGTTAACTTCGACTCTCTCCCCGTTCCTCAACCAAATAAATAGACCGGGGAATTTAGTTTTGTAGTGAATAGTTAAAAAGTTTATGTCGTAGTGATATCCGGCAAACACGGTTCCCTCTTGACCGTGACGTCCCAGGTCACTTCCTGTTGGTGCAAGAAGATGTGGGCCCTGCACCACTTTAAATTTAATCATGATATGTACAAATAGTattatttatttgtaaaaatgcCAAATGATGGACTCACCAACTTCATTAGATTAGTGAAAGAGTCCTTTGGTAGGTCAAATCCAATTGCAGCCATTTCAGCGACAGCCTGATATACCAAATGTTAGTTTTAGGAAATACGATCATCATGAACACCTGGTTCACTCGATCCATGTGATCTGACTACATCCACGATCGAACTACAAGGACTTATATTGGTTTTGATTTTGGTACAAGATCTACAATTCTGTTGAGCAGGCCCGGTTTTAGGGCTGGGCAGCCCGGGTAGACGCCACCCAAAGGGTTTATAGGGCCCGGCAAAATTTCAAGGCCTAGCTTTTTAAGTGAGCACCGTTagatttaaacaattttcaactaTTAGTCTTCTGCATTTTTATTTATCAATCCACTTAATTAATTAAGAGTTTGATCTAGTTTTGGTTAATGTTTAGGGTTATATTCTTATGGTCATGAGTTCAAACCCCATGATTAACTTTTATTTTTAGTTAATGATTTCGTAACGATTCATTTTCTAAAAACAATATTAACGTTTTATAAAATGAGATTACGCGACATGTTATACCTAAAAACATCACTAATTTGAATcacatatttatatatacatgGGTGTATAAACATATTTTATCAAACTACACTActtttggtttgttttgtttattttgtaaCAATTATCGTCGTATTATGGTTTCTTAATATATAActgatgagtttatattataataagtggacccaattttttttgtttcgcCCAAGGCCCAAATTTTTTTTATCGTTTTCGGAGACGGCCTTGAGTTGTTTATTAATGTCTTGTCTGCCAAATTTAGAATTCTCAACCCTTTTATATAATGTTTTGGGTATTCATTATTCAATGAGGGTTATCTTTATAACTCTATTTGTTTTGGTACTTCCATTCTAACGTGAAGTAGGAAATTGTTACGACTAACAAACCTCCACGGTCGATATCATTTTAAACCCCCATGAATCCATGATCGGTTTCCATTCCGGGAAGCCTTCAGGCAAGACGGGCTCCGAGTTCAATTCCTACATGAAAAACACAACAATTAATGATCCAGCATTCAAACCCACACGAACGAACGAAAAGAGAGCGTATACGTAACCTGGAACCGAGTCTTAGATGGTCGAGGGCCGACCCTCCACATGTACCGCGCCTTAAGATCTGGACCCGTTGGGATCGTAGGCTGGCGATCTTTCGGCAGTGCTCTCAACTTCTTTTGCATTTCAAGATCAACCAAGCTACGTGGAATCTCTATTCCTCCTGGTGTCGAACCCACCTGCAGCTCCATCCATAAATAAAAACTTATTATTAAAAATTGTTTCACAACTTCGATTTTCAAAGGGGTGACAGCCAGCTTGTTGCTGGTCTACCttgtgttttgatgtaacttggcaAGTATGAGTGAAATAAACTAtcttttcttaaaaataataataaataaataaataaatcttttattttatgtaAAAGTAGTTatcataaaacaaacaaaaatgcaTTAAAGTTAACATGTTAGTAAATTAAAAGGGCTCGTTCCTCCCTAATTTGCATGTTCTTTTATATATAGCTCGAACAATATAAGTATCTAACTAGTATTATAAAGTTAAAATCTTTTACCATCAATATTTTGATTTTATATATGATTCCTTGaatttaaaattttgattttataTATGATTCCTTGAATTTAAACCGACTAATCccaattatttattaatattagttAATCCTAAACTCCTAatatgattttattttattttaaatttttgtaACTTCTATAATTACTCATTATTTGATAATACATTATTTTCCAAGACTTTTGGAAAAACTAAAAAAGGTAAGCTAAATGGATTTGGTTTCCTGTGAATATTAAGTAAAGGTAGGTATGATAGATGTCATAATCCCACTTTAATATCGACTAATATGTTAAGATATTGAACTTTCAACTTTTATCTTTTTAtgaaaaaacataaaattaaatTGGTCTTGATAAGGTAGGAATCTATGATCCAACAACCCTTTTAAGATCCGGATCTCATGGAATCTTCATATACATATAAGTAGAGTAACTGGATCTATAAATTTATAATGTTTTGTTCCCATAAGTTTCATCGTAGTCACTGCTAGAAAAATGAGTATCATCGACAACACTGACGGATTTTGGGTCACCACCTGTACGGATTTGCAAAGCACACGTTAAACTAGTTTAAATTCAAATATGTAGACCAAGGTTACCTGGTAATGCTGGTTCGGACGCTCTTGGACACGCTTAACTTCCTCTGGCTGCTCGAAATACTTCTCCATCATGTCGATAAACCTATCGTTATCTTCGGTCGAGCATCGTGGATCTCGGACCAGCAGAGCTCCGGTTTCTCGCAGGATCCGGCTGACCTCTGAGCACACTTTCTTGAGCTCAGGATGCAGAAGTTCGTCGCAGCTGAACTTGCCGGACGCGTCATCCACATATGGGGTGAGATCGATCACCGGTACATCCATTTCCCTACAGAAAGATGTTGTAGAGAGAAATGAAaaggaagatgatgaagatgtgaGTGATTTTGAACACAATGAGCATGCATTTATATAGATTCAAAAAAGTAACTGGGTTGTTAGTAACGGTGGTTGGGGATTCCGTTACTGATCGAGATCATGATGGATAGTATTAACCATACGTACTGAAATTACCAAGTAGTGTGATGATAACTACCAATGGCGAAACTTGAGATTTCCGACGGGGGGTCGAAAGGTATatacccaaaagtttctataCGAAAGCTACATACTTAACACTACTGAACAAAAAAACTCGGAGGgtcacacccccccccccctgcgGCCCCTTCTAACATGCGCCCCTTATAAGTACAGTAGATCAATGAGATGAATATACGATGTTGAGGAACTGAATAGCAAATGAGTTGTGCTAAACGTACTTTTTCAATCGGCCTCTTCACTCTTATTTCTTCTTTTTTACACTAAAAGGAAAGTAAATTTCCGTTAGATTTAACATTTTCGTAGAAGTAGGATAGAATTCTAGAGTGAGATACGTTTAACCAACGTGAAGGATGTAATAAATAATGTATCCCACTCTATCTTACGGGTGCTGCTAAACTTCTCTCTCCCCATTACAAAAAAAGTCATTTACTGGTACACACTTTTAGTGGCATTTAGCTTTTGTGCCACCAATTTAGGTTTTTAATGACACTTTGCGTATGTCATATTTGCTTAGCACCCACTTTTAGTGATATTTACCTTttattagggctgtaaacgaacacgaacaagaccttgttcgtgttcgtttgttaagaaatatatgtgttcgcgaaccgttcacgaacacttatcgaacaatattttatgttcgtgttcgtttgttaaggaaatgaactttttcgtgttcatttgtgtttgtttgttaattttaggcaacgaacgttgACAAACAGAA of Helianthus annuus cultivar XRQ/B chromosome 1, HanXRQr2.0-SUNRISE, whole genome shotgun sequence contains these proteins:
- the LOC110928764 gene encoding uncharacterized protein LOC110928764; protein product: MDVPVIDLTPYVDDASGKFSCDELLHPELKKVCSEVSRILRETGALLVRDPRCSTEDNDRFIDMMEKYFEQPEEVKRVQERPNQHYQVGSTPGGIEIPRSLVDLEMQKKLRALPKDRQPTIPTGPDLKARYMWRVGPRPSKTRFQELNSEPVLPEGFPEWKPIMDSWGFKMISTVEAVAEMAAIGFDLPKDSFTNLMKLGPHLLAPTGSDLGRHGQEGTVFAGYHYDINFLTIHYKTKFPGLFIWLRNGERVEVNVPDGCLLIQAGKQLEWMTAGDCKAGMHEVVVTKSTLDAIEKAKKENRSLWRVSSTLFSNVASDAVLKPLGHFAKSPLAVNYPPMLAGDYFEKELSVINLKGKNGA